Proteins from a genomic interval of Choristoneura fumiferana chromosome 12, NRCan_CFum_1, whole genome shotgun sequence:
- the LOC141433408 gene encoding THUMP domain-containing protein 1 homolog → MGDTRKKKNFYFRKRRNKYFLEPGFRGFFCTCNFREKDCVREVYNLLNEYADKLYPNSESGPTQDPAGTPENRSGSESEAETDISDALKREVDSMKMSSQKSLKHKRFQVVETGASNCIFIKTNLPSPEELTMAIIKDLSATKVQKTRHVLRLLPIMATCKANLPDIMECAGKLFDKFLLKKPSTFAVIFNKRFNSCVSRDLVIKELAEMIVLKNGENKADLKNPGLCIIVEIIKGICLMSIVEDYYNFKKYNLHEICKEEGNDCDETQAKKFKATEPTLPENPQ, encoded by the coding sequence ATGGGCGACACAAGGAAGAAGAAGAACTTCTACTTTCGGAAGCGTAGAAACAAATATTTCTTGGAACCCGGCTTTCGCGGTTTCTTTTGCACGTGTAACTTTAGAGAAAAAGACTGCGTCAGGGAAGTGTACAATTTGTTGAATGAGTATGCAGACAAGTTGTATCCTAATTCGGAGTCCGGGCCGACACAGGACCCGGCAGGCACGCCTGAAAATCGCTCAGGAAGCGAATCTGAAGCAGAGACTGATATTAGTGATGCACTGAAACGAGAGGTGGATTCAATGAAGATGAGCTCGCAGAAGTCGTTGAAACACAAACGTTTTCAAGTAGTGGAGACAGGCGCGTCAAACTGCATATTTATTAAGACTAATTTGCCTAGTCCAGAGGAGCTGACCATGGCTATTATCAAAGATTTGTCAGCAACAAAGGTGCAAAAGACGCGGCATGTGCTGCGCTTGCTCCCTATCATGGCGACTTGCAAAGCAAACCTGCCTGACATCATGGAGTGCGCTGGGAAGCTATTTGACAAGTTTCTTTTGAAGAAGCCATCAACTTTTGCTGTGATTTTCAATAAGCGGTTTAATAGTTGCGTATCTCGGGACTTGGTCATAAAAGAACTCGCTGAAATGATTGTTTTGAAGAATGGTGAAAATAaggctgatttaaaaaatcctggCCTTTGCATTATAGTTGAAATTATAAAAGGTATCTGTTTGATGAGCATTGTTGAAGATTATTATAACTTTAAGAAATATAATCTCCATGAGATATGCAAAGAAGAAGGTAATGACTGTGATGAGACACAAGCCAAAAAGTTCAAGGCCACAGAACCAACGCTTCCAGAGAATCCTCAATAA